A section of the Kribbella voronezhensis genome encodes:
- a CDS encoding leucyl aminopeptidase family protein, whose product MNTTQDDFDPIPSVRRRARVGVGSLKQAENEADAFAVPVAADAEPPTELGADLAGLASAGFSGQRGQTLVQPRAEGPVRVAVGIGGRGETDLALVRDLAAEFARAIPWHHRLAIEVPSDGLGMSVADFAQAVTEGVLLARWRYFVGRGADQPLLDSLLVVASDKDLAEAEAGVERGRIVAEACGLGRDLSNCPATTLTAVRMAEVALEVGTAAGLQVEVFDKDQLAELGCGGLLGVNRGSVEPPRMIRLRYQPDEPTGRIALVGKGIMYDSGGISLKPSDESHAQMKNDMTGAAAVLASMTALRALGCTAAVTGYLMCTDNMPSGSALKLGDVLRMRNGTTVEVLNTDAEGRLVMADALALATEEPVDAIVDIATLTGACLRTFGVEIAGVMGNNPALVEQLRRAGEVVDEPVWELPLHRPYRSQLDSPIADLTNMGGANAGSITAGLFLEEFVDGHPWAHLDIAGTAQLPAPRTWRNKGATGAGTKLLIEFALRFARPSEAGAPGARS is encoded by the coding sequence GTGAACACGACCCAGGACGACTTCGATCCGATCCCATCCGTCCGGCGCCGGGCACGAGTCGGTGTCGGTTCGCTGAAGCAGGCGGAGAACGAGGCCGACGCGTTCGCCGTACCGGTCGCCGCCGATGCTGAACCTCCGACAGAACTGGGCGCCGACCTGGCCGGGCTGGCGTCGGCAGGCTTCAGCGGGCAGCGCGGCCAGACACTCGTTCAGCCTCGCGCCGAGGGTCCGGTGCGGGTCGCCGTCGGGATCGGCGGCCGCGGCGAGACCGACCTGGCACTGGTGCGTGATCTGGCGGCGGAGTTCGCCCGAGCCATTCCCTGGCACCACCGGCTGGCGATCGAGGTTCCCTCGGACGGCCTCGGCATGTCCGTCGCCGACTTCGCGCAGGCCGTCACCGAAGGGGTGCTGCTGGCTCGCTGGCGGTACTTCGTCGGCCGGGGCGCCGACCAGCCTTTGCTCGATTCCCTGCTCGTGGTGGCCTCCGACAAGGATCTCGCCGAGGCTGAGGCCGGAGTCGAACGCGGCCGCATCGTGGCCGAAGCGTGCGGTCTGGGCCGGGATCTGTCCAACTGCCCGGCGACGACCCTGACGGCGGTCCGGATGGCCGAGGTCGCCCTCGAGGTGGGTACGGCGGCCGGCCTGCAGGTCGAGGTCTTCGACAAGGACCAGTTGGCCGAGCTGGGATGTGGCGGACTGCTCGGCGTCAACCGGGGGAGTGTGGAACCGCCGAGGATGATCCGGCTCCGCTACCAACCGGACGAGCCGACGGGCCGGATCGCCCTGGTCGGCAAGGGCATCATGTACGACTCGGGCGGGATCAGCCTCAAGCCGAGCGACGAGTCGCACGCGCAGATGAAGAACGACATGACCGGCGCTGCCGCCGTACTCGCCTCGATGACGGCCCTGCGGGCGTTGGGTTGCACCGCGGCTGTCACCGGCTACTTGATGTGCACCGACAACATGCCGTCGGGATCCGCCCTGAAGCTCGGCGACGTCTTGAGGATGCGCAACGGTACGACGGTCGAGGTCCTGAACACCGATGCGGAAGGCCGCCTCGTGATGGCCGACGCGCTGGCGCTGGCGACCGAGGAGCCGGTCGACGCGATCGTCGACATCGCGACGCTGACCGGCGCCTGTCTGCGGACGTTCGGCGTCGAGATCGCCGGTGTGATGGGGAACAACCCAGCCCTGGTGGAGCAGCTGCGGCGGGCCGGTGAGGTCGTGGACGAGCCCGTCTGGGAGCTTCCGCTGCACCGGCCGTACCGGTCGCAGCTCGATTCGCCGATCGCCGATCTCACCAACATGGGCGGCGCCAACGCCGGATCCATCACCGCGGGCCTGTTCCTGGAGGAGTTCGTCGACGGCCACCCCTGGGCCCATCTCGACATCGCCGGCACGGCGCAACTGCCGGCGCCGAGGACCTGGCGGAACAAGGGCGCGACGGGTGCCGGGACCAAGTTGCTGATCGAGTTCGCGCTGCGGTTCGCCCGTCCGTCCGAGGCCGGAGCTCCTGGAGCGCGGTCGTGA
- a CDS encoding AbgT family transporter, producing the protein MNAKVVGDKPVKKGGMQRLLDGIERVGNKVPHPALIFLGLIVIVIVASQVLSWAGTSVTIDIAEPATVAVSPEYPQGTSVPGTDTPPPPAVPDYELHKETIKAESLLTGDGIRFIFTTAVQNFNDFGVVAVILVAMIGVGVAEEAGLIAALIRKMVKVAPKGAITFIIVLLGGISSVASDAGYLVLIPLGAAAFASLGRHPLAGIAAAYAGVSAAFFVNILITPADGIITEVTNETVALVAPDVHLNVTHNFYFSIAATLFCALVMTLITERVLEPRLGKYDAAEAPADAPIDHQTSDEELALESRGLRFSVYYLLVAAAIVSALTFIPGAPLRNPDTGEIFGSSPFMSSLLFIISMLFLAAGLGYGRGAKSLTGSTNVINAIVKTFNGLGGLIFLMLLIAQFIAYFNYTNMSTLAATGLADLLERADIGALPLLVGFILLVVIIDLIMPGVIPKWAILAPIFVPLFYRLGIAPQTVVAAYRVGDGPVNVITPLMVYLPFIVLVCQRYRKKAGLGTVVSMMLPYTIILLVAWTLFYVAWYLVGIPWGPSSPVHLG; encoded by the coding sequence GTGAACGCCAAGGTGGTCGGGGACAAACCCGTCAAGAAGGGCGGGATGCAACGGCTTCTGGACGGTATCGAGCGGGTCGGCAACAAGGTTCCGCACCCGGCTCTGATCTTCCTCGGGCTCATCGTCATCGTCATCGTCGCGTCCCAGGTGCTGTCCTGGGCGGGGACCAGTGTGACCATCGACATCGCCGAGCCCGCGACCGTCGCGGTCTCTCCGGAGTACCCGCAGGGAACGAGCGTCCCCGGCACGGACACGCCACCTCCGCCGGCCGTGCCGGACTACGAGTTGCACAAGGAGACGATCAAGGCCGAGAGCCTGCTGACCGGCGACGGCATCCGCTTCATCTTCACCACGGCCGTCCAGAACTTCAACGACTTCGGGGTCGTGGCCGTCATCCTGGTCGCGATGATCGGCGTCGGGGTCGCCGAGGAAGCGGGTCTGATCGCCGCGCTGATCCGCAAGATGGTGAAGGTGGCACCCAAGGGCGCGATCACCTTCATCATCGTGCTGCTCGGCGGCATCTCCAGCGTCGCCTCCGACGCCGGCTATCTGGTCCTGATCCCGTTGGGTGCGGCCGCTTTCGCCTCGCTCGGGCGACATCCGCTGGCCGGCATCGCGGCGGCGTACGCCGGGGTCAGCGCGGCCTTCTTCGTCAACATCCTGATCACCCCGGCGGACGGCATCATCACCGAGGTCACGAACGAGACGGTCGCGCTGGTCGCCCCGGACGTCCACCTCAACGTCACCCACAACTTCTACTTCAGCATCGCCGCGACGCTGTTCTGCGCACTCGTCATGACGCTGATCACCGAGCGCGTGCTCGAACCGCGACTGGGCAAGTACGACGCGGCCGAGGCTCCGGCCGATGCTCCGATCGATCACCAGACGTCCGACGAGGAGCTGGCGCTGGAATCGCGAGGGCTGCGGTTCTCGGTCTACTACCTGCTCGTGGCCGCCGCCATCGTCTCCGCCCTGACCTTCATTCCCGGGGCTCCGCTGCGCAACCCCGACACCGGCGAGATCTTCGGATCCTCACCGTTCATGAGCAGTCTGCTCTTCATCATCTCGATGCTGTTCCTGGCGGCCGGGCTGGGGTACGGCCGGGGGGCGAAGTCCCTGACCGGCAGCACCAACGTCATCAACGCGATCGTCAAGACCTTCAACGGTCTGGGCGGTCTGATCTTCCTGATGCTGTTGATCGCGCAGTTCATTGCCTACTTCAACTACACGAACATGTCCACCCTGGCCGCGACCGGTCTGGCGGATCTGCTCGAGCGAGCCGACATCGGCGCCTTGCCGTTGCTGGTCGGCTTCATCCTGCTGGTCGTGATCATCGACCTGATCATGCCCGGAGTGATCCCCAAGTGGGCGATCCTGGCACCCATCTTCGTCCCGTTGTTCTACCGGCTCGGCATCGCGCCGCAGACCGTCGTGGCGGCGTACCGGGTCGGCGACGGTCCGGTCAACGTGATCACGCCGCTGATGGTCTATCTGCCGTTCATCGTGCTCGTCTGCCAGCGGTACCGGAAGAAGGCCGGTCTGGGCACCGTGGTGTCGATGATGTTGCCCTACACCATCATCCTGCTGGTGGCCTGGACGCTCTTCTACGTCGCCTGGTATCTGGTCGGAATTCCGTGGGGTCCGTCCTCCCCGGTCCATCTCGGCTAG
- a CDS encoding SLC13 family permease, with protein MDDGTVSLIILGFTVVLFVWNRLPVEVVAVLTALALWATGVLDFTAVLAGFGDPVVIFIATLFVVSEGVDSTGVTVWLGQLIVRYAGTTRSRLLIAVTALCAVLSALITLNGAVAALLPLVVMLALRIGQPPSRMLMPLTFAGSAGSLLMLTGTPVNIIVSDAAADAGAGPFPFFSFAVVGVPLVIGTIAISVILGPKLLPAARPAHPAADLAVHAHTLDAHYALPDDLYRLQVRELSPLLGRVARDLDLTPYPDVVVVGVQDGQGRTRADTALDVGDVLVVTGPSEQVRSLTADSLLAVSTTPTPADDLMTRETGVVEVVIPPRSSLVGEIVFPGMHRGRDIVIIAVQRMGRDRGKKPTQLAEGDALLVHGPWPALDELTRDRDVLLVDSPELVRRQAVPWGPKASVAVAVVAAMVVLLATGAVPPAMAGLLAATAMALTKVVGPRQAYRAISWQIVVLIGALIPLSAAIQSSGGADRIADLIIDAVGPGRPYLLLLAIFLLTAALGQMISNTATVLIVAPVAVAAAQGTGTSVRPVLMLVAVAGAASLLTPISTPANMMIMSPAGYRFGDYWKLGLVVLAWWLLAALIIVPLVWPF; from the coding sequence ATGGATGACGGCACGGTGAGCCTGATCATCCTCGGGTTCACCGTCGTGCTGTTCGTGTGGAATCGGCTGCCCGTGGAGGTTGTCGCGGTGCTCACCGCCCTGGCGTTGTGGGCGACGGGGGTGCTGGACTTCACCGCCGTACTCGCGGGCTTCGGCGACCCGGTCGTGATCTTCATCGCGACGTTGTTCGTCGTGAGCGAAGGCGTCGACTCCACAGGTGTCACCGTTTGGCTGGGCCAGTTGATCGTCAGGTACGCCGGAACCACTCGCAGCCGGCTGCTGATCGCCGTGACCGCTTTGTGTGCGGTGCTGTCGGCCCTGATCACCTTGAACGGCGCGGTCGCGGCGCTGCTTCCACTCGTCGTCATGCTTGCCCTGCGGATCGGGCAACCTCCGTCGCGGATGCTGATGCCGCTCACTTTCGCGGGGAGTGCCGGATCCCTGCTGATGTTGACCGGCACACCCGTCAACATCATCGTGTCCGACGCGGCCGCCGATGCCGGTGCTGGTCCTTTCCCCTTCTTCTCCTTCGCCGTGGTCGGTGTGCCGCTGGTCATCGGCACGATCGCGATCTCGGTGATACTCGGCCCGAAGCTCCTGCCCGCGGCCCGGCCTGCTCATCCGGCCGCGGACCTTGCCGTACACGCTCATACGCTCGACGCCCACTACGCTCTGCCAGACGACCTCTACCGGCTGCAGGTGCGTGAGCTCTCACCGCTGCTCGGCCGAGTGGCTCGCGACCTCGACCTCACGCCGTACCCGGACGTGGTGGTCGTCGGGGTGCAGGACGGACAGGGACGAACCCGGGCGGACACGGCTCTCGATGTCGGCGACGTCCTGGTGGTGACCGGGCCTTCGGAGCAGGTCAGGAGCCTGACCGCCGACTCGTTGCTCGCGGTGAGCACGACACCGACGCCTGCCGACGACCTGATGACCCGCGAGACCGGCGTGGTCGAGGTCGTGATCCCGCCGAGGTCGTCACTCGTCGGCGAGATCGTCTTCCCGGGAATGCACCGTGGACGTGACATCGTCATCATCGCGGTCCAGCGGATGGGGAGGGACCGAGGCAAGAAGCCCACCCAGTTGGCAGAAGGCGATGCGCTGCTCGTCCATGGCCCCTGGCCGGCGCTCGACGAGCTGACCAGGGACCGGGATGTCCTGCTGGTCGACTCACCTGAACTCGTACGCCGGCAGGCCGTGCCGTGGGGCCCGAAAGCGTCCGTCGCCGTGGCCGTCGTCGCTGCGATGGTCGTCCTGCTGGCGACCGGTGCTGTCCCGCCGGCGATGGCTGGTCTGCTCGCCGCGACGGCGATGGCGCTGACGAAGGTCGTCGGGCCACGACAGGCCTACCGCGCCATTTCGTGGCAGATCGTCGTACTGATCGGCGCTCTGATTCCGCTGTCCGCGGCGATCCAGTCCAGCGGTGGAGCGGACCGGATCGCCGACCTGATCATCGACGCGGTGGGGCCGGGGCGGCCGTACTTGTTGCTATTGGCAATCTTCTTGCTCACGGCCGCGCTGGGCCAGATGATCAGCAACACCGCCACGGTACTGATCGTCGCGCCGGTCGCCGTGGCCGCGGCCCAGGGGACCGGGACCTCGGTCCGGCCGGTCCTGATGCTCGTCGCCGTCGCCGGCGCGGCGTCACTGCTGACTCCCATCTCCACACCCGCGAACATGATGATCATGAGCCCCGCGGGTTATCGCTTCGGGGACTACTGGAAGCTCGGCCTCGTCGTGCTGGCGTGGTGGTTGCTCGCGGCACTGATCATCGTGCCCCTGGTCTGGCCGTTCTGA
- the glsA gene encoding glutaminase A translates to MANPDRYVSTGGLPEVTTVAELVQTAYKTFRDVGEGAVSDVYPALSRVDPDRFGVCIGAIDGRMIEAGDCRRPFTIMSVAKPFVFALVCQAVGIDAVRELVGVNATGLSFNSVRAVEQSRAGRTNPMVNPGAIAVTSLTPGRSLEDRWRFLLDGLSRFAGHDLLLDAEVLASALATNHRNRALAALLKSVGALAGDPEQATELYTRQSCLKVAATDLAVMGATLADGGVCPATQERVVDPDVARVTLAVMTIAGLYETSGDWLLDVGVPGKSGIGGGIVAVSPGKGAIGLFAPRLDQAGNSVQGQLAARFLSRRLGLDLLASQPVPPAAGQS, encoded by the coding sequence ATGGCGAACCCCGACAGGTACGTTTCGACCGGCGGACTGCCCGAGGTGACAACCGTCGCCGAGCTGGTGCAGACCGCCTACAAGACCTTCCGCGACGTCGGAGAGGGCGCCGTGTCGGACGTCTACCCCGCGTTGTCCCGCGTCGACCCGGATCGCTTCGGCGTCTGTATCGGGGCGATCGACGGCCGCATGATCGAGGCGGGGGACTGCCGACGGCCGTTCACCATCATGAGCGTCGCCAAACCGTTCGTGTTCGCACTGGTCTGCCAGGCGGTCGGCATCGACGCCGTCCGCGAGCTGGTCGGCGTGAATGCGACCGGGCTGTCCTTCAACTCGGTGCGGGCGGTCGAGCAGTCGCGGGCGGGCCGGACCAATCCGATGGTGAATCCCGGCGCGATCGCGGTGACCAGCCTGACTCCCGGCCGTTCGCTGGAGGATCGCTGGCGATTCCTGCTCGATGGTCTGTCCCGCTTCGCTGGACACGACCTCCTGCTGGACGCCGAGGTTCTCGCCTCGGCCCTGGCGACGAATCACCGCAACCGTGCGCTGGCCGCTCTGCTCAAGAGTGTCGGCGCCCTCGCGGGTGATCCCGAGCAAGCGACCGAGCTCTACACCAGGCAGAGCTGTCTGAAGGTCGCTGCGACGGACCTGGCCGTGATGGGCGCGACGCTGGCGGACGGCGGGGTCTGCCCTGCCACGCAGGAGCGGGTCGTCGATCCGGACGTCGCGCGGGTGACGCTGGCGGTCATGACGATCGCCGGTCTGTACGAGACGTCGGGGGACTGGCTGCTCGACGTCGGGGTGCCGGGGAAGAGCGGCATCGGCGGTGGCATCGTGGCGGTCTCGCCGGGCAAGGGTGCGATAGGCCTCTTCGCGCCGCGGCTCGATCAGGCCGGCAACAGCGTCCAAGGCCAACTGGCGGCCCGGTTCCTCTCGCGCCGGCTGGGCCTCGATCTGCTTGCTTCCCAGCCGGTCCCGCCTGCCGCCGGCCAGTCCTAG
- a CDS encoding S1C family serine protease has product MVQADGGPPAPEPASSPGPAHLGPSRLLPIAITAGVVVGALVTALIFVAVRHDGTAAGTSSSTTRADSGTAMCAAIPVANQVLPSIVTISARGGAQAGTGSGQVFREGGYILTNDHVISVAANGGSVSVQYSDGHSSDAAIIGRDPSTDLAVLKASDGAKDYPVIGFGSSGALQIGQPVVALGAPLGLASTVTSGIVSALDRYVPVPGDGVTHHLIGAIQTDAAINPGNSGGALVDCAGRLVGVNAAIATVPNAAGVSGGGSVGLGFAIPIDLAKPIADELVRTGRPGHPTTGLQVQEIPPAAAKASGTPTGLFVLAVDAAGPAAKAGLRAGDIITKVDNEAAVSSEQIVVATLTRKAGDTLELTYIRAGTSATTKLTLAAA; this is encoded by the coding sequence ATGGTCCAGGCTGACGGCGGACCCCCGGCACCGGAGCCGGCATCGTCTCCCGGGCCGGCTCATCTCGGCCCCTCCCGCCTGCTGCCGATCGCGATCACGGCAGGCGTGGTCGTCGGAGCGCTCGTCACCGCGCTGATCTTCGTGGCGGTGCGGCACGACGGAACTGCTGCCGGTACGTCGTCATCGACAACCCGAGCGGATTCCGGGACCGCGATGTGCGCTGCGATCCCGGTGGCGAACCAGGTCCTGCCCTCGATCGTCACGATCTCCGCCCGCGGCGGCGCCCAGGCAGGCACCGGGTCCGGACAGGTCTTCAGGGAAGGCGGCTACATCCTCACCAACGACCACGTGATCTCGGTCGCCGCGAATGGCGGCAGCGTCTCCGTCCAGTACAGCGACGGTCACAGCTCGGACGCCGCCATCATCGGTCGTGACCCGAGTACCGATCTGGCCGTGCTCAAGGCGTCCGATGGCGCGAAGGACTACCCGGTGATCGGCTTCGGATCGTCGGGTGCACTGCAGATCGGCCAGCCCGTCGTCGCCCTCGGCGCTCCACTGGGCCTTGCCAGCACGGTCACCTCCGGCATTGTCAGCGCCCTCGACCGGTACGTGCCGGTCCCGGGTGACGGTGTGACCCATCACCTGATCGGCGCCATCCAGACCGATGCCGCCATCAACCCCGGCAACAGCGGAGGCGCCCTGGTGGACTGCGCCGGTCGGCTGGTGGGGGTCAACGCCGCCATCGCCACCGTGCCGAACGCCGCCGGTGTCAGTGGTGGGGGAAGCGTCGGCCTGGGCTTCGCCATCCCGATCGACCTGGCGAAACCGATCGCCGACGAACTGGTCCGGACCGGGCGGCCGGGGCACCCGACGACCGGCCTGCAGGTCCAGGAGATACCGCCCGCCGCGGCCAAGGCGTCGGGCACACCGACCGGGCTCTTCGTGCTCGCCGTCGACGCTGCCGGACCTGCCGCCAAGGCCGGACTGAGGGCCGGCGACATCATCACCAAGGTGGACAACGAAGCGGCAGTCAGCAGTGAGCAGATCGTCGTCGCGACCTTGACCCGGAAGGCCGGAGACACCCTCGAACTGACCTACATACGGGCAGGAACGTCCGCCACGACCAAGCTCACGCTCGCCGCGGCCTAG
- a CDS encoding DUF6325 family protein, whose product MPDQAAEQVLGPIDLLVVEIPATGPGPRGLGALLSLAERDLVRILDLEVVGKAADGTISLIEPDTEAMPELAPFIGSSSGLLDEDDLREAGAFLEAGANGIVVIYENEWIASMEVVLRQEGARLVAAGRIPAADFEAALGGDGEDLG is encoded by the coding sequence ATGCCGGACCAGGCTGCCGAGCAGGTACTCGGCCCGATCGACCTGCTGGTGGTCGAGATTCCCGCGACCGGCCCGGGACCGCGGGGCCTCGGAGCGTTGCTGAGTCTGGCCGAGCGGGATCTGGTCCGCATCCTCGATCTCGAGGTGGTCGGCAAGGCCGCCGACGGCACGATCTCACTCATCGAGCCGGACACCGAGGCGATGCCTGAACTGGCGCCGTTCATCGGTTCGTCGTCCGGGCTGCTGGACGAGGACGATCTGCGCGAGGCGGGCGCGTTCCTCGAGGCCGGCGCCAACGGAATCGTCGTCATCTACGAGAACGAGTGGATCGCGTCGATGGAGGTCGTACTCCGTCAGGAGGGCGCCCGGCTGGTTGCCGCGGGACGGATCCCGGCCGCGGACTTCGAAGCGGCTCTCGGTGGCGATGGGGAGGACCTGGGATGA
- a CDS encoding SHOCT domain-containing protein, with protein sequence MRLLRSAARTAVVAGAAARIHDRVAARQQGAWAASTAAPPPPAAVPVQDRSAVLTQLRELGELRDAGILTAAEFEAEKAKILQSA encoded by the coding sequence ATGAGGCTGCTCAGGAGTGCGGCGCGCACGGCTGTCGTGGCAGGGGCTGCTGCCCGCATCCACGACCGCGTTGCTGCCAGGCAGCAGGGAGCGTGGGCCGCCTCGACCGCGGCACCGCCGCCGCCGGCCGCCGTACCGGTTCAGGACCGATCGGCCGTGCTCACGCAGCTCAGGGAGCTCGGCGAGCTGCGGGACGCAGGCATTCTCACAGCTGCCGAGTTCGAGGCCGAGAAGGCGAAGATCCTGCAGAGCGCCTGA
- a CDS encoding lysylphosphatidylglycerol synthase domain-containing protein, with translation MLRLGRILLVAIVAWLLLRLLRGVDWSEVGHALTHLSLWQIAVLLVAMLIRRSLLAAPLALLVAGLSFVRAMVSDVAAAAVATLAPSPGDVVLRLAMLRSWGVDTTDATSGLALSTTLFYVARLAAPALGFAIFWGARTFYAPFAWSALLFGAGAAALLGGLLYALRAERTAATIGRLLGRLLHRLRPATQAPAVWEHRLVSFQSHSAERMHHRGWAAVLSQLLLVAVEAGLLVLCLGFVGVRLDGPVVLVMLCSFMVVYPLSGLPLMGAGVLDATYAAFVSDHTAVEATDLVAGLLVWRVAVQLVPVIIGLLTVVWWRHSSAMAPPSPEEAAPSA, from the coding sequence GTGTTGCGGCTGGGTCGGATCCTTCTCGTCGCGATCGTGGCGTGGTTGCTGTTGCGGTTGCTTCGGGGTGTGGACTGGAGCGAAGTCGGCCATGCGCTCACCCATCTGAGTCTCTGGCAGATCGCGGTGTTGCTGGTTGCCATGCTGATCCGTCGCTCGTTGCTCGCCGCTCCGCTCGCCCTGCTGGTGGCCGGCCTGAGTTTCGTCCGAGCGATGGTCAGCGATGTCGCGGCAGCAGCGGTCGCCACGCTGGCCCCGTCCCCAGGCGATGTCGTACTGCGGCTCGCCATGCTCCGGTCCTGGGGCGTCGACACCACGGATGCGACGTCCGGTCTCGCTCTCAGCACCACCTTGTTCTACGTCGCCCGGCTGGCCGCACCAGCGCTGGGTTTCGCGATCTTCTGGGGGGCACGGACCTTCTATGCCCCGTTCGCCTGGTCCGCGCTCCTGTTCGGCGCTGGCGCAGCGGCGCTACTGGGTGGCTTGCTCTACGCCCTGCGCGCCGAGCGCACCGCCGCCACGATCGGACGCTTACTGGGCCGTTTGCTTCACCGTTTGCGGCCGGCGACTCAGGCACCGGCGGTCTGGGAGCATCGACTGGTCTCGTTCCAATCGCACAGCGCCGAGAGGATGCACCATCGGGGGTGGGCGGCCGTCCTCAGCCAACTGCTCCTGGTCGCCGTGGAGGCAGGTCTGCTGGTGCTGTGCCTGGGTTTCGTCGGCGTCCGTCTGGACGGGCCTGTCGTCCTCGTCATGCTCTGCAGCTTCATGGTCGTCTATCCGCTGAGTGGTCTGCCGCTGATGGGTGCGGGCGTCCTGGACGCGACCTACGCGGCCTTCGTCTCGGACCACACCGCGGTGGAGGCGACGGATCTCGTGGCGGGGCTGCTCGTCTGGAGGGTCGCCGTCCAGCTGGTGCCGGTCATCATCGGCCTGCTGACGGTCGTTTGGTGGCGGCACTCCAGCGCCATGGCGCCCCCCTCCCCTGAGGAGGCCGCACCCTCCGCCTAG
- a CDS encoding MarR family winged helix-turn-helix transcriptional regulator — protein MTHAKVSPDGSADTSAGSDRAGDAAAVEEASLALVELTLRALSASGQLSVLQVRVLLVIQQHGPLKLGDVARLLDMSLPSASRLVTRLADDGLLLRSTPSHDRRQVQLVVSAKGRKLLNRLRANRLRGITDVLAAMPPADRTALIRGMASFAKAADDSQQPAPD, from the coding sequence GTGACACACGCAAAGGTTTCGCCTGACGGTTCGGCTGACACGAGCGCGGGATCGGACCGGGCCGGTGATGCGGCGGCGGTCGAGGAGGCGTCGCTGGCGCTGGTGGAGCTCACGTTGCGGGCCCTTTCGGCCTCGGGACAGCTGTCGGTGCTGCAGGTCCGGGTCCTGCTGGTGATCCAGCAGCACGGGCCCTTGAAGTTGGGTGATGTCGCCCGGTTGCTGGACATGTCACTGCCGTCGGCGAGCCGGTTGGTCACCCGGTTGGCCGATGACGGACTGCTGCTGCGCAGCACTCCCAGTCACGATCGACGCCAGGTCCAGTTGGTGGTGTCCGCGAAGGGTCGCAAACTCCTGAACCGGCTGCGCGCCAACCGGCTCCGCGGGATCACCGACGTACTGGCCGCCATGCCACCCGCCGACCGTACGGCGCTCATCCGCGGCATGGCCTCCTTCGCCAAGGCAGCCGACGATTCCCAGCAGCCGGCCCCCGACTAG
- a CDS encoding ZIP family metal transporter → MATWLQAGLWGLLAGGALVVGAAIAWFARVPRQIVASIMAFGAGVLISALAFDLVDEAESTGGLRPTVIGFLGGATVYVAANVVLARRGARHRKRSEDQQPSEAEQQGSGTAIAIGALLDGIPESVVLGLSLLSGHGIGVAVLVAIFISNLPEGLSSAAGMKHSGRSARYVFGVWGGIAVISGAAGLLGVVFLEGAAPATIAVITAVAAGAILAMVADTMIPEAFERTHLYTGLIATVGFMVSFAAERL, encoded by the coding sequence ATGGCGACTTGGCTGCAGGCAGGGCTGTGGGGGCTGCTGGCAGGAGGTGCACTGGTCGTCGGTGCGGCGATCGCCTGGTTCGCGCGGGTCCCGCGGCAGATCGTGGCCAGCATCATGGCGTTCGGTGCCGGCGTGCTCATCTCGGCCTTGGCCTTCGACCTGGTCGACGAGGCCGAATCGACCGGCGGTCTGCGCCCGACCGTCATCGGGTTCCTCGGGGGCGCGACGGTGTACGTGGCGGCCAACGTCGTACTCGCCCGTCGTGGCGCCCGGCACCGCAAGCGGTCGGAGGACCAGCAGCCGTCGGAGGCCGAGCAGCAGGGCAGCGGCACCGCCATCGCGATCGGGGCACTGCTCGACGGCATTCCGGAGTCGGTGGTGCTGGGATTGTCCCTGCTCAGCGGGCACGGTATCGGCGTAGCGGTCCTGGTCGCCATCTTCATCTCGAACCTTCCCGAAGGTCTGTCCAGTGCTGCCGGGATGAAGCACAGCGGACGCAGCGCGCGGTACGTCTTCGGTGTCTGGGGAGGCATCGCCGTGATCAGCGGAGCGGCAGGCCTCCTCGGCGTCGTCTTCCTGGAAGGAGCCGCACCGGCGACGATCGCCGTCATCACCGCCGTGGCGGCCGGCGCCATCTTGGCGATGGTGGCCGACACGATGATTCCCGAGGCGTTCGAGCGCACCCATCTGTACACGGGCCTGATCGCGACCGTCGGCTTCATGGTGTCGTTCGCGGCCGAGCGCCTCTGA